In Nonomuraea sp. NBC_00507, the following are encoded in one genomic region:
- a CDS encoding alpha/beta fold hydrolase: MTSSSAHKQVDETSPDVSRAGRRRRRRLIASAVLLTVVGLLVTNAVVVSRQDAEATGNQILPLDGGSIHVSQDGPRDAPALVLIHGLAGSSRWWDALVPALAKTYRVIQVDLLGHGRSAKPAGGGYTIPEQGRRVGQALDRLGVRQAVVVGHSTGGSVATALAEQRGDLVTALALVNSGPRTDAFISDGFVGQLLFLPGIGQLLWRFRTDKILRQGLDTAVSRHGYTIPQQLVDDVRATTYHSLTATSQAADDYLRQGALPERLAALGRPLLVIFGAEDRRWRSSAAADYRAVPGARVELLSGVGHSPMLEDPPRTATSLLAFTAIHVRSEP, encoded by the coding sequence ATGACTTCTTCCTCAGCGCACAAGCAGGTGGATGAGACCAGTCCGGACGTGAGCCGCGCGGGACGCCGCCGCCGGCGCCGCCTCATCGCCTCGGCCGTCCTCCTCACCGTCGTTGGGCTGCTCGTGACGAACGCGGTCGTGGTGTCACGCCAGGACGCCGAGGCCACGGGAAACCAGATCCTGCCTCTTGACGGCGGGAGCATCCACGTCAGCCAGGACGGCCCCCGCGACGCGCCGGCACTCGTGCTGATCCACGGGCTCGCCGGGTCGAGCCGCTGGTGGGACGCGCTGGTGCCGGCGCTAGCGAAGACCTACCGGGTCATCCAGGTCGACCTGCTCGGGCACGGCCGATCCGCGAAGCCGGCCGGCGGGGGCTATACGATCCCGGAACAGGGACGCCGGGTCGGCCAGGCGCTGGACCGGCTCGGCGTGCGGCAGGCCGTCGTGGTGGGCCATTCCACCGGCGGCTCGGTCGCCACCGCCCTCGCCGAGCAACGGGGCGACCTGGTGACCGCGCTCGCACTCGTCAACTCCGGGCCCCGTACGGACGCGTTCATCTCGGACGGGTTCGTCGGCCAGCTCTTGTTCCTTCCCGGCATCGGGCAGCTGCTGTGGCGGTTCCGGACCGATAAGATCCTTCGGCAGGGTCTGGACACGGCCGTCAGCCGCCACGGCTACACGATCCCGCAGCAGCTCGTCGACGACGTACGCGCCACGACCTACCACTCGCTCACCGCGACCTCCCAGGCTGCCGACGACTACCTGCGACAGGGCGCGCTCCCCGAGCGGCTGGCGGCCCTCGGCAGGCCGCTGTTGGTGATCTTCGGCGCGGAGGACCGGAGATGGCGATCCTCCGCGGCCGCCGACTACCGCGCCGTTCCGGGAGCGCGGGTCGAGCTGCTGTCCGGGGTCGGGCACTCACCCATGCTCGAGGATCCGCCGCGGACCGCCACGTCCCTCCTAGCCTTCACCGCGATCCACGTACGGAGTGAGCCCTAG
- a CDS encoding group II intron reverse transcriptase/maturase: MIKAKCGPYLRHGKPWHISAMQNLDDYDIVKSYGAQYRGIVQYYLLAIDAWRLHRLNWVAQTSMLKTLAAKHQSSVSKMAAKHRAKIQTPHGIRTCFEARVERDGKQPLVARFGGIPLARNKDAKLDDRVLTPRPLPRKELVTRLLKRRCELCGDPAKVLVHQVRNLAQLEGLGSDQPAWAALMTRMRRKTLVVCHPCHEAIHYRHPAANVA, encoded by the coding sequence GTGATCAAGGCCAAATGCGGCCCCTACCTGCGCCACGGCAAACCCTGGCACATCAGCGCCATGCAAAATCTCGACGACTACGACATCGTCAAGAGCTACGGCGCGCAATACCGGGGCATCGTCCAGTACTACCTGCTCGCCATCGACGCCTGGCGGCTACACCGGCTCAACTGGGTCGCCCAGACGTCGATGCTGAAAACGCTGGCGGCAAAGCATCAATCCTCGGTGTCGAAGATGGCGGCGAAACACAGAGCCAAAATCCAGACACCGCACGGGATACGCACCTGCTTTGAAGCCCGCGTCGAACGCGATGGCAAGCAGCCTCTGGTCGCCCGGTTCGGCGGGATACCCCTCGCACGGAACAAGGACGCCAAGCTCGACGACCGCGTCCTGACCCCGCGTCCTCTTCCTCGCAAGGAGCTGGTCACCCGGCTCCTGAAACGGAGATGTGAGCTCTGCGGCGATCCCGCCAAGGTGCTCGTCCACCAAGTGCGCAACCTCGCTCAGCTCGAAGGACTCGGATCAGACCAGCCCGCGTGGGCGGCCCTCATGACCAGGATGCGGCGCAAAACCCTGGTGGTCTGCCACCCCTGTCACGAGGCCATCCACTACCGGCACCCCGCCGCGAACGTGGCGTAG
- a CDS encoding helix-turn-helix domain-containing protein, whose amino-acid sequence MRADAAVWDVARPARPSRIAGVGMAGFRDRGTGAASGQRAVPHPGVTLALEFGAGPLIVDDAAGGQRRGSLVAGLGFGLGELWVRGENFEAVQVRLSPLIARAILGVAPVDLVGTVVPLGDLWGREAERIRERMAETSSWQERFALTDLLLARRHETKASVDPEVAWSWRRIVAGRGLVRVDELAAEVGWSRKRLWSRFRSQIGLPPKLAAKLVRFDHAAHRLAAGEGAARVAAEVGYADQSHLHRDVVAFTGMTPATVAGEPWLVVDDIAWPAVAGG is encoded by the coding sequence ATGCGCGCCGATGCGGCTGTGTGGGACGTCGCGCGGCCGGCGCGGCCTAGCCGGATCGCCGGTGTCGGCATGGCGGGGTTCCGTGACCGTGGCACGGGGGCAGCCAGCGGCCAACGCGCGGTCCCGCATCCGGGCGTGACGCTGGCGCTGGAGTTCGGCGCCGGGCCGCTCATCGTGGACGACGCCGCCGGAGGACAGCGGAGGGGAAGCCTGGTCGCCGGGCTCGGGTTCGGGCTCGGCGAGCTCTGGGTGCGGGGCGAGAACTTCGAGGCCGTGCAGGTGCGCCTGTCCCCGCTGATCGCCCGCGCGATCCTGGGCGTCGCCCCGGTCGACCTGGTCGGCACCGTGGTGCCCCTCGGCGACCTGTGGGGCCGAGAGGCGGAACGGATCCGCGAGCGAATGGCCGAGACCTCCTCCTGGCAGGAACGCTTCGCGTTGACGGACTTGCTGCTCGCCCGGCGGCATGAGACAAAGGCGTCCGTGGACCCGGAGGTAGCCTGGAGCTGGCGGCGGATCGTCGCCGGCCGCGGCCTGGTCCGGGTCGACGAACTGGCGGCCGAGGTCGGATGGAGCCGCAAGCGCCTGTGGTCACGGTTCCGTTCGCAGATCGGCCTGCCGCCTAAGCTGGCGGCGAAGCTGGTCCGCTTCGACCACGCCGCACACCGGCTGGCCGCGGGCGAAGGCGCAGCTAGGGTCGCGGCGGAGGTCGGCTACGCCGACCAGTCCCACCTGCACCGGGACGTCGTGGCGTTCACCGGGATGACCCCGGCGACCGTGGCTGGCGAACCGTGGCTTGTGGTCGACGATATCGCCTGGCCGGCGGTGGCTGGCGGTTGA
- a CDS encoding alpha/beta fold hydrolase — protein MTTLLTAPMAGVANATVTGADVTDAVGKRGITWGPCEEEPTVECGTLAVPIDWSKPNGPAVDLALARRKAIDPSARIGSLLINPGGPGNSGVNDMLRSSGFSEDVQRRFDIVSYDPRGVARSGSVTCSASVYNEMPSPVMTSQADYDKWVAFDKKLHADCRKLTGPLYDHIDSANVARDMDAIRAALGEHKLTSYGISYGTLAQQMYAELFPNRVRAMVLDSNMDHSLNVKAFQVTEAATVQDSFDEFVAWCDRDTDCVLHGRDVRALWKGLLEKADRGQLYWPGVTDRPVSAHNLLWLGVVLNEAPAWRQEAKVLLALDGGPVPDDMPGPPGNGPVNGESAELPTAILCEDFNLSLRNYNEYADVMRSSNAVAPDMRYNPMPMGDMPICQGHPVNNPQHRLRYTGSAPLLVGTSMHDPDTPYEWSANVARQLGSKATLLTYEGWGHGIYGMTQCTTAAMDSYLISLTVPAQGTRCPAEEPQG, from the coding sequence ATGACGACGCTGTTAACCGCCCCGATGGCGGGAGTGGCCAACGCGACGGTAACCGGAGCGGACGTCACGGATGCCGTCGGCAAGCGCGGCATCACCTGGGGGCCGTGCGAGGAGGAGCCCACCGTCGAGTGCGGCACGCTGGCCGTACCGATCGACTGGTCCAAGCCGAACGGACCCGCCGTCGACCTGGCCCTCGCCCGGCGCAAGGCCATCGACCCCTCCGCGCGGATCGGATCCCTGCTGATTAACCCGGGTGGACCCGGCAACTCCGGCGTGAACGACATGCTTCGCTCCTCCGGCTTCAGTGAGGACGTCCAGCGGCGATTCGACATCGTCAGCTACGACCCCCGGGGCGTCGCCCGCAGTGGCTCGGTGACCTGCTCGGCTTCGGTGTACAACGAGATGCCGTCCCCGGTCATGACCAGCCAGGCCGACTACGACAAATGGGTCGCCTTCGACAAGAAGCTGCACGCGGACTGCCGCAAGCTCACCGGCCCCCTGTACGACCACATCGACTCGGCCAACGTGGCGCGTGACATGGACGCCATTCGCGCCGCGCTCGGCGAGCACAAGCTGACCTCGTACGGCATCTCCTACGGCACGCTGGCCCAGCAGATGTACGCCGAGCTTTTCCCGAACCGGGTCAGGGCCATGGTGCTGGACAGCAACATGGACCACAGCCTGAACGTCAAGGCGTTCCAGGTGACCGAGGCGGCCACCGTCCAGGACAGCTTCGACGAGTTCGTCGCCTGGTGCGACCGGGACACCGACTGCGTCCTGCACGGGCGCGACGTCCGGGCACTGTGGAAGGGACTGCTCGAGAAGGCGGACCGCGGCCAGCTGTACTGGCCGGGCGTCACCGACCGCCCGGTGAGCGCCCACAACCTCCTCTGGCTGGGCGTGGTGCTCAACGAGGCGCCCGCCTGGCGGCAGGAGGCCAAGGTGCTCCTCGCCCTGGACGGCGGGCCGGTCCCGGATGACATGCCGGGCCCTCCCGGCAACGGGCCCGTGAACGGTGAGTCCGCCGAACTCCCCACCGCGATCCTCTGCGAGGACTTCAATCTGTCGCTCCGGAACTACAACGAGTACGCCGACGTGATGCGCAGCTCCAACGCGGTGGCCCCGGACATGCGGTACAACCCGATGCCGATGGGCGACATGCCGATCTGCCAGGGCCACCCGGTGAACAACCCGCAGCACCGGCTGCGGTACACGGGTAGCGCTCCGCTGCTGGTGGGCACCTCCATGCACGACCCCGACACGCCGTACGAGTGGTCGGCCAACGTGGCCCGCCAGCTCGGCTCCAAGGCCACGCTGCTCACGTACGAGGGCTGGGGGCACGGCATCTACGGCATGACCCAGTGCACCACGGCTGCCATGGACAGCTACCTGATCTCGCTGACCGTGCCCGCACAGGGCACCCGCTGCCCGGCGGAAGAGCCCCAGGGCTAG
- a CDS encoding SAM-dependent methyltransferase, translating to MNEPIPVIDTTVPSMARIYDYCLGGKDNFAVDREAAEQILRVLPNVRQIARENREFLGRAVRFLTEAGIRQFLDIGTGLPTQQNVHEVALGVAPDVRTVYVDNDPIVLTHARALLANHDQTIVAEGDLRSPRDLLGRAEVRAHLDFDRPFAIILCSIVHFVEDDEAAGDIVSILRESLPAGGAFVLSHGFRGMLDDEAMEIGRSIYARAHAGVTMRDWAAIMDYFRGLELVEPGLVRVESWRPDHDLDLTTDAAAPGILGAVAFRTRL from the coding sequence GTGAATGAGCCAATTCCAGTCATTGATACGACAGTGCCAAGCATGGCACGGATCTATGACTACTGTCTCGGGGGTAAGGATAACTTCGCAGTCGACCGGGAGGCTGCAGAGCAGATCCTTCGTGTGTTGCCGAACGTTCGGCAGATAGCAAGGGAGAATCGCGAATTCCTAGGTCGGGCGGTACGCTTCCTCACCGAGGCCGGTATCCGACAGTTCCTTGATATCGGGACCGGGCTTCCTACTCAACAAAACGTTCATGAGGTTGCTTTAGGAGTCGCCCCAGATGTGCGGACGGTCTATGTCGACAACGACCCCATTGTCCTAACCCATGCACGTGCTCTGCTGGCCAACCACGACCAGACAATCGTGGCCGAGGGTGATCTACGCTCACCGCGGGACCTCCTTGGCAGGGCAGAGGTCCGGGCCCACCTTGACTTCGACCGGCCCTTCGCGATCATCCTGTGTTCCATCGTGCACTTTGTCGAGGATGACGAGGCGGCGGGAGATATTGTCTCTATACTGCGGGAGAGTCTGCCAGCCGGTGGGGCGTTCGTCCTTTCTCACGGTTTCCGGGGCATGCTTGATGACGAGGCGATGGAGATTGGAAGATCGATTTACGCTCGGGCGCATGCTGGAGTTACGATGCGTGATTGGGCTGCAATCATGGACTATTTCCGAGGGCTTGAGTTGGTGGAGCCCGGCTTGGTTCGCGTGGAATCGTGGCGTCCTGACCACGATCTGGATCTCACTACCGATGCGGCAGCGCCGGGTATTCTAGGAGCCGTCGCCTTTCGCACGCGCCTGTAG
- a CDS encoding DUF6545 domain-containing protein, producing MPLQSRLNRVPALRSDPAERGERRLHAAGIGDPRCDRPGPAQGRHGDRRDRHRLGRLRAYRRLRPLWTDLYAAMPEIALHPPLGRELPAILDIDYLLYRRMIEISDGMLALGIAGLPRQVQPDPRPAAAAAEPLAQASMER from the coding sequence TTGCCTCTTCAAAGCCGCCTAAATCGTGTTCCGGCTCTCCGGTCTGACCCCGCTGAGCGGGGAGAACGCCGTCTCCACGCCGCTGGCATCGGTGATCCTCGGTGCGATCGGCCTGGCCCTGCCCAAGGCAGGCACGGCGATCGACGCGACCGGCACCGGCTCGGCCGCCTGCGCGCCTATCGGCGTCTGCGTCCCCTGTGGACGGACCTCTACGCCGCCATGCCGGAGATAGCCCTACACCCTCCACTCGGACGCGAACTGCCGGCCATCCTCGACATCGACTACCTGCTGTATCGCCGGATGATCGAAATCAGCGACGGAATGCTCGCCCTGGGCATCGCCGGCCTGCCGCGTCAGGTCCAGCCCGACCCTCGGCCGGCCGCGGCCGCAGCCGAGCCGCTGGCCCAAGCCTCCATGGAAAGGTGA
- a CDS encoding transposase family protein yields MGYEGAADIIHVPIKKKAGQHKLSDDQHAYNKLLRGLRGVGERANALLTVTFKALRRVSDR; encoded by the coding sequence CTGGGCTACGAAGGCGCCGCCGACATCATCCATGTCCCGATCAAGAAGAAGGCCGGCCAGCACAAGCTGAGCGACGATCAGCACGCCTACAACAAGCTCCTCCGAGGCCTGCGCGGAGTCGGTGAACGCGCCAACGCCCTGCTCACCGTCACGTTCAAGGCCCTGCGCCGGGTCAGCGACCGGTGA
- the ltrA gene encoding group II intron reverse transcriptase/maturase, translating into MDELKASGKPFDISKQEVWDAWIKVKGNQGAPGVDKVSIEEFEADLRNNLYKIWNRMSSGSYIPPPVRAVEIPKAHGAAGTRVLGVPTVADRVAQTVVAAHLERRVEPIFHPDSFGYRPRRSALDAVATCRRRCWEYNWVIDLDIRKFFDSVRWDLVLKTVAAHTDARWVLLYVKRWLAAPMQLPDGTLQERDRGTAQGSAVSSVLAHLFMHYAFDLWVEREFAPTVAFERYADDAVIHCSTERQARRVLAALHERMNQVGLELHPDKTKIVYCQDSKRRSSFEQVSFTFLGYTFQPRAAVGKNGKHFTSFLPAVSKDALKKMSATVRSWRLHRRVNGTAAGLARMINPMVRGWMAYYGAFYRHALYPLLHRINTYLLRWIMNKYKRLSNWRKATRAMRDAVTRQPRYFAHWAWAKPAVR; encoded by the coding sequence ATGGACGAGCTGAAAGCATCTGGCAAGCCGTTCGACATCTCCAAGCAGGAGGTGTGGGACGCCTGGATCAAGGTGAAAGGGAATCAGGGAGCGCCCGGGGTGGACAAGGTGTCCATCGAGGAGTTTGAGGCCGATCTGCGGAACAACCTGTACAAGATCTGGAATCGGATGTCCTCGGGGAGCTACATCCCCCCGCCGGTCAGGGCGGTGGAGATCCCTAAAGCACACGGTGCCGCAGGCACGCGGGTGCTCGGGGTGCCCACCGTCGCCGACCGGGTGGCGCAGACGGTGGTGGCCGCCCACCTGGAACGGCGGGTGGAGCCGATCTTCCATCCCGACTCGTTCGGGTACCGGCCGCGCCGTTCGGCTCTGGACGCCGTGGCTACCTGCCGCAGACGCTGCTGGGAGTACAACTGGGTGATCGATTTGGACATCCGGAAGTTCTTCGACAGCGTCCGGTGGGACCTGGTGCTCAAGACCGTGGCGGCGCACACCGACGCCCGCTGGGTGTTGCTGTATGTCAAGCGGTGGCTGGCCGCTCCCATGCAGCTGCCCGACGGGACCTTGCAGGAGCGGGACCGCGGAACCGCACAAGGATCAGCGGTCTCATCCGTCCTGGCGCACCTGTTCATGCATTATGCGTTCGATCTGTGGGTGGAGCGGGAGTTCGCCCCGACCGTCGCGTTTGAGCGCTACGCGGACGACGCAGTGATCCACTGCTCGACCGAGAGGCAGGCCAGACGAGTCCTGGCAGCCCTGCACGAACGGATGAACCAGGTCGGACTGGAGCTGCACCCGGACAAGACGAAGATCGTGTACTGCCAGGACAGCAAACGGCGCAGCTCGTTCGAGCAGGTGTCGTTCACCTTCTTGGGATACACCTTCCAACCCCGGGCGGCAGTAGGGAAGAACGGCAAGCACTTCACGTCCTTTCTCCCGGCGGTCAGCAAGGACGCCCTGAAGAAGATGAGCGCGACGGTGCGGTCCTGGCGGTTACACCGCCGGGTCAACGGCACTGCGGCGGGCCTCGCCCGGATGATCAACCCGATGGTGCGGGGCTGGATGGCCTACTACGGAGCCTTCTACCGCCATGCGCTGTATCCCCTGCTCCATCGCATCAACACCTACCTGCTGCGATGGATCATGAACAAGTACAAGAGGTTGAGCAATTGGAGGAAGGCCACCCGGGCAATGCGTGACGCGGTGACCCGGCAACCTCGGTACTTCGCACACTGGGCCTGGGCAAAACCGGCCGTCAGATGA